A window from Manis javanica isolate MJ-LG chromosome 10, MJ_LKY, whole genome shotgun sequence encodes these proteins:
- the IFT27 gene encoding intraflagellar transport protein 27 homolog isoform X2 → MRRWRKRRRGRQSLPTPLATGLPLFGAWRWLVTMVKLAAKCILAGDPAVGKTALAQIFRSNGAHFQKNYTLTAGVDLVVKTVPVPDTGDSVELFIFDSAGKELFSEMLDKLGFLKHAPAAAQGSPRPSSHPLRIQLVARSKVTVPANLG, encoded by the exons atgaggaggtggagaaagaggAGGCGGGGCAG GCAAAGCCTACCAACGCCTCTAGCAACCGGTCTTCCCCTCTTCGGTGCGTGGAGGTGGTTGGTTACCATGGTGAAGCTGGCGGCCAAATGCATCTTGGCAG GAGACCCAGCTGTGGGCAAGACTGCCCTGGCACAGATCTTCCGCAGCAATGGAGCCCATTTCCAGAAGAACTACACCCTG ACAGCAGGGGTGGATCTGGTGGTGAAGACGGTGCCAGTCCCTGACACGGGGGACAGTGTG GAACTCTTCATTTTTGATTCTGCTGGCAAGGAGCTGTTTTCTGAAATGTTGGATAAATTG GGTTTCCTCAAACATGcgcctgctgctgcccagggctcACCACGCCCCTCCAGCCATCCTCTCAGGATCCAGCTTGTTGCTCGTTCCAAGGTAACAGTTCCCGCTAATCTGGGCTAG